From Meiothermus sp., a single genomic window includes:
- a CDS encoding PIG-L deacetylase family protein has product MRLLAIFAHPDDESFFCAGTLAKYASQGHEVYLICATRGEQGRIRHPTLDPSLYPKGEALGRLREEELKAACQILGLRPPIFLGYQDSGYPLEVAQANPQGFMHQNLEQVERVLLEHIAHLKPQVIIGFDPQGFYGHADHIHLHRATLGAFWRAGNVMSAPPKRLFFPVRLRERVAQTRFDPDRYGVSACSVAVRVDVRPYAQTIKAAVLAHASQAGPEENFPQVLQDWPGLLEEETFVLGGLRGAFPAMPVDDLEA; this is encoded by the coding sequence ATGCGCCTACTAGCCATTTTTGCTCACCCCGACGACGAGTCTTTTTTTTGCGCCGGAACCCTGGCCAAGTATGCCTCCCAAGGGCACGAGGTGTATCTAATCTGCGCCACCCGAGGCGAACAGGGCCGTATTCGACACCCAACCCTCGATCCTTCGCTCTATCCCAAAGGTGAAGCGCTGGGTCGGCTGCGCGAAGAGGAGCTAAAGGCCGCCTGCCAAATCCTGGGCCTGCGCCCGCCCATCTTTTTGGGTTACCAGGACTCGGGTTACCCGCTCGAGGTAGCCCAGGCCAATCCCCAGGGCTTCATGCACCAAAACCTGGAACAAGTGGAGCGGGTTTTGCTCGAGCACATCGCACACCTAAAGCCTCAGGTGATCATTGGCTTCGACCCCCAGGGCTTCTACGGCCATGCCGATCACATTCACCTCCACCGGGCCACCCTGGGGGCTTTCTGGCGAGCCGGTAACGTTATGTCTGCACCGCCTAAGCGCCTGTTTTTTCCGGTGCGCCTGCGGGAGCGGGTGGCCCAGACCAGGTTCGACCCCGACCGTTACGGAGTTTCGGCCTGCTCGGTGGCTGTGCGCGTGGACGTACGGCCCTACGCCCAGACCATCAAAGCAGCCGTGCTGGCCCACGCTTCGCAGGCCGGGCCGGAGGAAAACTTCCCCCAGGTTTTGCAAGACTGGCCCGGTCTACTGGAGGAGGAAACCTTTGTGCTGGGTGGGCTTCGGGGGGCTTTCCCGGCCATGCCGGTAGACGACCTGGAAGCTTAG
- a CDS encoding class I SAM-dependent DNA methyltransferase, which yields MKPGSLPPSPTGTAAKTWGAYYTDEAVARFLVRWALRSPHETLADPAFGGGVFLAAASERLRQLGGDVGRQIFGVELDKEVHGRTATALEAHFAINPARLFCEDFFDLSPPEMPVDIVVGNPPFIRYQRFSGAAREKALWRAAERGVRLNKLAGSWAAFVVHATAFLRPGGRLGMVLPAELGHAAYARPVLEYLARSFEQVSLLTFRNQLFPHLSQDALLLLAEGRGEHPQSTVAFSLLDLHSAADLDRPQLPQGTVRLEVSALASGQERLPLYWIPPAARELYRGLRRAPQTFRLGAVAEVGIGYVTGHNDFFHLSPEEARHWNIPLEFLRPAVRRGRALRGLRFTPSDWEQALPQGEAGFLLHLPPDATVPASVWAYLEQGRARGIPQAYKCRVRTPWYSVPHVHRPDAFLTYMSGSMPHLVTNEAGAVAPNSLHLVRLTAPGWSAKALAALWQTSLTRLSVELEGHAMGGGMLKIEPGEAERIVLAKPADTTELEALADELDILIKKGRAEQAQTLADQVILREGLGLTKKEIAALSQAGQYLRLRRQRKLAGF from the coding sequence ATGAAGCCGGGTTCGCTCCCACCCAGCCCGACTGGCACAGCCGCCAAAACGTGGGGCGCCTACTACACCGATGAAGCCGTGGCCCGCTTCCTGGTGCGCTGGGCTTTGCGTTCCCCGCACGAGACCCTCGCCGACCCCGCCTTTGGCGGCGGGGTTTTTTTAGCCGCTGCCAGCGAGCGACTACGGCAGTTGGGCGGCGATGTGGGTCGGCAAATTTTTGGCGTGGAATTAGATAAAGAAGTGCATGGGCGCACGGCTACAGCCCTGGAAGCCCATTTCGCCATCAACCCGGCGCGGCTTTTTTGTGAGGATTTTTTTGACCTAAGCCCCCCCGAGATGCCCGTGGATATTGTGGTTGGGAACCCCCCTTTCATCCGCTACCAGCGCTTTAGCGGGGCAGCGCGTGAGAAAGCCCTCTGGCGGGCCGCCGAACGGGGCGTGAGGCTCAACAAACTGGCCGGTTCCTGGGCGGCTTTCGTGGTTCATGCCACTGCCTTTCTCCGTCCTGGTGGGCGGTTGGGCATGGTGCTTCCTGCTGAGCTAGGACACGCCGCCTACGCCAGGCCCGTGCTGGAATATCTGGCCCGGTCTTTTGAGCAGGTCTCGCTCCTCACCTTCCGCAACCAACTCTTTCCCCACCTGAGCCAGGACGCGCTGCTTTTGCTGGCGGAGGGTCGGGGAGAACACCCCCAATCTACGGTGGCCTTTTCGTTGCTGGATCTGCATAGTGCCGCCGACCTAGATAGGCCCCAACTGCCACAGGGCACGGTGCGGCTCGAGGTCTCTGCCCTCGCCTCGGGGCAAGAGCGTTTGCCGCTGTACTGGATTCCCCCCGCCGCCCGCGAACTCTACCGGGGCTTGCGCAGAGCCCCCCAAACCTTTCGCCTGGGCGCGGTGGCCGAGGTGGGCATCGGATACGTGACCGGCCACAATGATTTTTTTCACCTGAGCCCTGAGGAGGCCCGGCACTGGAATATCCCGCTCGAGTTTCTCCGGCCAGCGGTGCGGCGTGGGCGGGCCTTGCGCGGTTTGCGCTTTACCCCGTCCGACTGGGAACAGGCCCTACCGCAAGGCGAGGCCGGGTTCTTGCTGCACCTCCCACCCGATGCAACCGTGCCTGCAAGTGTGTGGGCCTACCTCGAGCAGGGCCGGGCAAGGGGCATTCCCCAGGCCTACAAGTGTCGGGTGCGAACACCCTGGTATAGCGTGCCCCACGTCCACCGGCCCGACGCCTTCCTCACCTACATGAGCGGTTCTATGCCACATCTGGTCACCAACGAGGCCGGGGCGGTAGCACCCAATAGCCTGCACCTCGTGCGGCTCACGGCCCCCGGGTGGAGCGCCAAAGCCCTGGCGGCTTTGTGGCAGACCTCGCTCACCCGGCTGAGCGTGGAGCTCGAGGGCCACGCCATGGGGGGGGGCATGCTTAAAATCGAGCCGGGCGAGGCCGAGCGAATTGTGCTGGCCAAACCGGCGGATACAACCGAACTCGAGGCCCTGGCCGACGAACTCGATATCCTTATAAAAAAAGGCCGGGCCGAACAAGCACAGACTCTGGCCGACCAGGTCATTTTGCGGGAGGGCCTGGGACTGACTAAAAAGGAGATTGCAGCCCTGTCCCAAGCCGGCCAGTACCTGAGGCTGCGCCGCCAGCGCAAGCTAGCGGGTTTCTAG
- a CDS encoding DMT family transporter, with protein MRLSTLAPVLFVLLWSTGFVGAKLGLPYAEPFTFLWVRMVIVVGLLAALAFLLRAPWPRGRALNLHIGVSGLLLHAGYLGGVFFAISRGLPAGLSALIVGLQPILTAILAQFLLRERVSGVQWAGLLLGFGGVGLVVGEKALLARELHIEPSAFVAIVLALLSTTLGTLYQKRFAVQMPLVAGTVVQYLAASVGLFVLALLFHETMQIQWTPQFVLAMAWLVLVLSMGAILLLMYLIRHNSASAVASLFYLVPPATALEAYFLFGERLGEWALLGMALAVVGVALVVRR; from the coding sequence ATGCGGCTTTCCACCCTGGCCCCCGTCCTGTTTGTGCTCTTGTGGAGCACCGGCTTTGTGGGGGCCAAGCTGGGCCTGCCCTATGCGGAGCCCTTCACCTTTTTGTGGGTGCGGATGGTCATTGTGGTAGGGCTCCTGGCGGCCCTGGCCTTTTTGCTGCGGGCCCCCTGGCCCCGTGGCCGGGCCCTGAACCTGCACATTGGCGTCTCGGGGCTCTTGCTGCACGCGGGCTATCTGGGCGGGGTGTTCTTTGCCATCTCGAGGGGCCTCCCGGCGGGTCTTTCGGCCCTGATTGTGGGCTTGCAGCCCATCCTGACCGCCATTTTGGCGCAGTTTTTGCTGCGCGAGCGGGTAAGCGGGGTGCAGTGGGCCGGGCTGTTGCTGGGCTTTGGGGGGGTGGGGCTGGTGGTGGGCGAGAAGGCCCTCTTGGCCCGAGAGTTGCACATCGAGCCCTCGGCGTTTGTGGCCATTGTACTGGCCTTGCTCTCTACCACCCTGGGTACCCTATACCAGAAGCGCTTTGCAGTGCAGATGCCCCTGGTGGCCGGTACGGTGGTGCAGTACCTGGCGGCCTCGGTGGGTCTTTTTGTACTGGCCCTCTTGTTCCACGAAACCATGCAGATTCAGTGGACGCCCCAGTTTGTACTGGCCATGGCCTGGCTGGTGCTGGTGCTCTCGATGGGGGCTATTTTGCTGCTGATGTACCTGATCCGCCACAACTCGGCCAGCGCGGTGGCCAGCTTGTTCTACCTGGTGCCGCCCGCTACGGCACTGGAAGCCTACTTTTTGTTTGGCGAGCGGCTGGGGGAATGGGCCTTGCTGGGCATGGCTTTGGCAGTGGTAGGGGTGGCGCTGGTGGTGCGGCGGTGA
- a CDS encoding AzlD domain-containing protein has product MGDLEFYLTLLGMTLIAFALRYGPLVMLERFRLPPNLQQALRYVPAATLAGLVFPALLAPGGQWALGLSNERLLAGIIAALVAWRFRNILLTLLVGMGALWLLQWMGV; this is encoded by the coding sequence ATGGGTGACCTCGAGTTCTACCTCACCCTCCTGGGTATGACCCTGATCGCCTTCGCGCTGCGCTATGGGCCCTTGGTCATGCTCGAGCGCTTCCGGTTGCCCCCTAACCTGCAACAGGCCCTGCGCTATGTGCCTGCCGCCACCCTGGCCGGGCTGGTGTTTCCGGCCTTGCTGGCCCCTGGCGGGCAGTGGGCCCTTGGGCTCTCTAACGAGCGCTTGCTGGCGGGCATTATTGCGGCCCTGGTGGCCTGGCGCTTCCGCAATATCCTCCTCACGCTTTTGGTGGGGATGGGGGCTTTGTGGTTGCTGCAATGGATGGGGGTTTAG
- a CDS encoding AzlC family ABC transporter permease, whose product MAVHPLPPTPQAAFGRGMLVSLPIAVGIVPFGLVTGIAGIKAGLTAAEVTLMSGLVFAGAAQLVALQLMGAGASIFFVWLASLVVNLRYLMYSSALARPLEALSGRMKLLAAFLMVDQNFALALNQYGVLGPRLTPWFYLGIGAVLWLNWVVATYLGALLGARLPEAWALDFAVPLCFLVLLVPAVQDRPSLAAALVGGLVSTALIGLPYRSGLFIGAMVGIWVGVWLENRGGQRENNG is encoded by the coding sequence ATGGCTGTCCATCCCCTTCCCCCCACACCCCAGGCGGCTTTTGGACGGGGGATGCTGGTTTCGCTGCCCATTGCGGTGGGCATCGTGCCATTTGGGCTGGTCACCGGTATCGCGGGTATCAAGGCGGGCCTAACCGCAGCCGAGGTCACCCTGATGTCGGGGCTGGTCTTCGCCGGGGCGGCCCAGCTGGTGGCCCTGCAACTGATGGGGGCGGGGGCCTCTATCTTCTTCGTGTGGCTGGCCAGCCTGGTGGTGAATCTACGCTACCTCATGTACAGCAGCGCCCTGGCCCGGCCCCTGGAAGCCCTGTCCGGGCGGATGAAATTGCTGGCAGCTTTCTTGATGGTGGATCAGAACTTCGCCCTGGCACTGAACCAGTATGGGGTGCTGGGCCCGCGCCTCACGCCCTGGTTTTATCTGGGGATTGGCGCGGTGTTGTGGCTGAACTGGGTGGTCGCTACCTACCTGGGGGCACTTTTGGGGGCGCGGCTGCCCGAGGCCTGGGCGCTGGACTTTGCGGTGCCGCTGTGTTTTCTGGTGCTGCTGGTGCCGGCGGTACAGGATCGGCCTAGCCTGGCGGCCGCCCTGGTGGGGGGGCTGGTATCTACGGCCCTGATCGGCCTGCCCTATCGCTCGGGGCTCTTTATTGGGGCCATGGTGGGCATCTGGGTAGGGGTGTGGCTGGAGAATAGGGGAGGGCAGAGGGAGAATAATGGGTGA
- a CDS encoding cytochrome P450 has translation MILDPTELELRQDPLQFFLHLSRTSPDITTFRFASGKEVVFLNHPDLVREVLVERAEQFHKSDLTRAFAGGMGNGILLSEGEFWKQQVRLMRPAFHYKRLQGYAEVMSRFTLEMLSHWQNSEIRHIDEDMNALTLRVVAKCMFDVEAGEDREIMHRAIMLGQKVVGQMVYGWLNLPDWHPGLNRDGIRVVRALNEMVSRHIAFRRERGDLGDDLLSMLLEAQSQPGVALSDRQVRDEVLTVITAGLETTANALIWTWYLLDQHPEVKAKLKAEVDSLGRLPGFEEVQRLPYLDQVFKESLRLFPPVWIIGRENVEALELGGLQLSPKTQIVMSQWALHRDPRYFEQPDAFRPERWTPAFEKSLPRGAYFPFSLGPRVCTGQGFATLEYKLIVATVLQKFDLELARPAPVRPEPNFTLCAHGGLPMRVRRRG, from the coding sequence ATGATCTTGGATCCTACCGAACTCGAGTTGCGCCAAGACCCTTTGCAATTCTTCCTTCATCTTTCGCGCACCAGCCCCGACATCACCACGTTTCGCTTCGCTTCGGGCAAGGAGGTGGTGTTTCTCAACCACCCCGACCTGGTTCGCGAGGTGCTCGTCGAGCGGGCCGAGCAGTTCCACAAGTCTGACCTGACCCGCGCTTTTGCCGGGGGCATGGGCAACGGGATTTTGCTCTCGGAGGGCGAGTTCTGGAAGCAGCAGGTGCGGCTCATGCGGCCGGCCTTCCACTACAAGCGGCTTCAGGGCTATGCCGAGGTGATGAGCCGGTTTACTTTGGAGATGCTTTCACACTGGCAAAACAGCGAGATTCGGCACATCGACGAAGATATGAACGCCCTCACGCTGCGGGTAGTGGCCAAGTGCATGTTCGATGTAGAGGCCGGCGAAGACCGCGAGATCATGCACCGGGCCATCATGCTGGGGCAGAAGGTGGTGGGGCAGATGGTCTACGGCTGGCTCAACCTGCCCGACTGGCACCCGGGCCTGAACCGCGACGGTATCCGGGTGGTGCGGGCCCTGAACGAGATGGTGAGCCGTCACATCGCCTTCCGGCGGGAGCGCGGCGACCTGGGCGACGACCTGCTTTCTATGTTGTTGGAGGCCCAAAGCCAGCCCGGCGTGGCGCTTTCCGACCGGCAGGTGCGCGACGAGGTGCTCACCGTGATTACCGCGGGCCTCGAGACCACCGCGAACGCCCTGATCTGGACGTGGTACCTGCTCGACCAGCACCCCGAGGTAAAGGCCAAACTAAAGGCCGAGGTGGACAGCCTGGGCAGGCTACCGGGCTTTGAAGAGGTGCAACGTCTGCCCTATCTGGATCAGGTCTTCAAGGAAAGCCTGCGGCTCTTTCCGCCGGTTTGGATTATCGGACGCGAAAACGTAGAAGCGTTGGAGCTGGGGGGCTTGCAACTATCCCCCAAGACCCAGATTGTGATGAGCCAGTGGGCCCTCCACCGCGACCCGCGCTATTTCGAACAGCCCGATGCCTTCCGGCCCGAGCGCTGGACGCCGGCGTTCGAAAAGTCGCTGCCGCGCGGGGCCTATTTCCCTTTTAGCCTGGGGCCTCGGGTGTGCACGGGCCAGGGCTTTGCCACCCTCGAGTACAAACTAATCGTGGCCACGGTGCTGCAAAAGTTCGACCTCGAGCTCGCCCGGCCTGCCCCCGTCCGCCCCGAGCCCAACTTCACCCTTTGCGCCCACGGGGGGTTGCCGATGCGGGTGCGGCGTCGGGGGTAG
- the eno gene encoding phosphopyruvate hydratase: MTTIIEVKGREVLDSRGNPTVEAEVVLESGARGRAMVPSGASTGAHEAVELRDGGPRFGGKGVLRAVAAVNERIADEVIGLDALNQEAVDKTLLELDGTDNKGNLGANAILAVSLATAHAAAEGLGLPLYRYLGGVQGVTLPVPLMNVINGGKHADNNVDFQEFMLVPGGLPTFSEALRAGVETFHALKAVLKAKGYNTNVGDEGGFAPDLKSNEEAVEVLLTAIEKAGYKPGQEIALALDPASSEFYQDGQYVLEADGKSLSGPEMVAYWENWVNQYPIVSIEDGLAEDDWETWKLLTERLGQRIQLVGDDLFVTNPAILRRGIEMGVGNSILVKVNQIGTLSETLEAIRLAHRSGYTAILSHRSGETEDHTIADIAVAVNAGQIKTGSASRSDRLAKYNQLLRIEEELGSGARFLGFAAFKK, translated from the coding sequence CATGGTGCCCTCGGGGGCCTCGACGGGCGCCCACGAAGCGGTGGAACTCCGCGATGGCGGCCCCCGTTTTGGCGGCAAAGGGGTGTTGCGGGCGGTGGCGGCGGTCAACGAACGCATAGCCGACGAGGTGATCGGGCTGGATGCCCTCAACCAGGAGGCGGTAGACAAGACCTTGCTGGAACTGGATGGCACCGATAATAAGGGCAACCTGGGGGCCAATGCCATCCTGGCGGTCTCGCTGGCCACGGCGCATGCGGCGGCTGAGGGGTTGGGCTTGCCGCTGTACCGCTACCTGGGGGGGGTACAAGGCGTGACCCTGCCGGTGCCCCTGATGAACGTAATTAATGGGGGCAAGCACGCCGACAACAACGTAGACTTCCAGGAGTTCATGCTGGTGCCCGGCGGTCTGCCCACCTTCAGCGAGGCCCTGCGGGCGGGGGTGGAGACCTTCCACGCCCTTAAAGCGGTCTTAAAGGCCAAAGGTTACAACACCAACGTGGGGGACGAGGGGGGGTTTGCCCCCGACCTCAAATCGAACGAGGAGGCGGTGGAGGTGCTGCTCACGGCCATCGAGAAGGCTGGTTACAAGCCCGGCCAGGAGATTGCCCTGGCCCTCGACCCGGCCAGTTCGGAGTTCTATCAGGACGGTCAGTATGTGCTAGAGGCCGATGGCAAGTCGCTTTCGGGCCCGGAGATGGTGGCCTACTGGGAAAACTGGGTCAACCAGTACCCCATCGTTTCCATCGAGGACGGGCTGGCCGAGGACGACTGGGAGACCTGGAAACTCCTCACCGAGCGGCTGGGCCAGCGGATTCAGCTGGTAGGGGACGATCTCTTCGTGACCAATCCGGCCATCCTTCGGCGTGGCATCGAGATGGGGGTGGGTAACTCCATCCTGGTCAAGGTCAACCAGATCGGCACCTTGAGCGAGACCCTCGAGGCCATCCGGCTGGCTCACCGCAGCGGCTACACCGCCATCCTCTCCCACCGCTCAGGTGAGACCGAGGATCACACCATTGCCGATATCGCGGTAGCGGTCAATGCGGGTCAGATCAAGACCGGCTCGGCCAGCCGCTCGGATCGCCTGGCCAAGTACAACCAGCTCCTGCGCATCGAGGAGGAACTGGGATCGGGGGCCCGGTTCCTGGGCTTTGCAGCCTTCAAAAAATGA
- the pyk gene encoding pyruvate kinase, whose amino-acid sequence MGLPKRTKIVATLGPASSSPEMIRALIEAGVDVFRLNFSHGLPEDHRESVHMIREAAASLDRTVAILQDLQGPKIRCGRFREGAVELQAGQKFIITAEPVEGDETRVSTTYRGLPNDVEPGQILLLDDGNIRLRVDEVRLNDIHTTVLIGGRLSNNKGINIPGADLSIPALTDKDIDDITLGAELDVDWVAVSFVRSRDDLLLARHYLSRHNSRARLMAKIEKPSAVARFDEILEEADGIMVARGDLGVEMPLEEVPAVQKRIILKAVQAGKAVITATQMLESMIKNPTPTRAEASDVANAIFDGTDAIMLSAETAAGQYPVEAVSFMTRVAKTIEATQEYKDRLNALRPPANRTVQDAIARAVDDVVESTGAKAVVVFTATGGAARRVARTRPPVPILALTPNPHVRNQLALVSDVLPLLAPDPKDTDDMVEIAVAKAKETGLAEVGEYVVIAAGVPFGVRGTTNMIRVERVS is encoded by the coding sequence ATGGGACTGCCAAAACGAACCAAAATTGTTGCCACCCTGGGGCCCGCCTCGAGCTCCCCCGAGATGATCCGGGCCCTGATCGAGGCCGGGGTGGATGTCTTCCGCCTCAACTTTTCGCACGGGCTACCCGAGGATCACCGCGAATCGGTGCATATGATTCGGGAGGCCGCGGCTTCGCTTGATCGTACGGTGGCCATCCTGCAAGACCTGCAAGGCCCCAAGATTCGCTGTGGACGTTTTCGCGAAGGTGCGGTGGAGCTCCAGGCCGGGCAGAAGTTCATCATCACCGCCGAGCCGGTTGAGGGCGACGAGACCCGGGTCTCCACCACCTACCGGGGCCTGCCCAACGACGTGGAACCGGGGCAAATCCTGCTCCTGGACGACGGAAACATCCGCCTGCGGGTGGATGAAGTGCGCCTTAACGATATTCACACCACGGTACTGATTGGCGGGCGATTGTCCAACAACAAGGGCATCAACATCCCCGGGGCCGACCTCTCGATCCCGGCCCTGACCGACAAAGACATTGACGACATCACCCTGGGAGCTGAACTGGATGTGGACTGGGTGGCCGTCAGCTTTGTCCGCAGCCGCGACGATCTGCTTTTGGCCCGGCACTACCTGAGCCGCCACAACTCCCGTGCGCGGCTGATGGCCAAGATCGAAAAACCCAGCGCGGTGGCCCGCTTCGACGAGATTTTAGAAGAGGCCGATGGCATCATGGTAGCCCGGGGCGATCTGGGGGTAGAGATGCCTTTGGAGGAGGTGCCTGCGGTACAGAAGCGCATCATCCTCAAGGCCGTGCAGGCCGGCAAGGCGGTGATTACCGCGACACAGATGCTCGAGTCCATGATCAAGAACCCGACCCCCACCCGGGCCGAGGCCTCGGACGTGGCCAATGCGATTTTCGATGGTACCGATGCCATCATGCTCTCGGCGGAGACTGCCGCCGGACAGTACCCGGTGGAGGCGGTCTCGTTTATGACCCGGGTGGCCAAGACCATCGAGGCCACCCAGGAGTACAAAGATCGGCTCAACGCCCTGCGCCCTCCCGCCAACCGCACGGTGCAGGACGCCATCGCCCGGGCTGTAGACGACGTGGTGGAGTCTACCGGGGCCAAGGCCGTGGTGGTGTTTACGGCCACCGGTGGGGCCGCCCGCCGGGTAGCCCGTACCCGGCCTCCGGTGCCGATTCTGGCCCTGACCCCTAACCCCCACGTGCGCAACCAGTTGGCCTTGGTCTCCGATGTGCTGCCCCTTTTGGCGCCCGACCCCAAGGATACCGACGATATGGTGGAGATTGCGGTGGCCAAAGCTAAAGAAACCGGACTGGCCGAGGTGGGCGAGTACGTGGTGATTGCCGCCGGGGTGCCTTTTGGGGTGCGTGGCACCACCAACATGATCCGGGTGGAGCGGGTAAGTTGA